The Pongo abelii isolate AG06213 chromosome 11, NHGRI_mPonAbe1-v2.0_pri, whole genome shotgun sequence genome includes a window with the following:
- the KCNJ13 gene encoding inward rectifier potassium channel 13 isoform X1, with the protein MDSSNCKVIAPLLSQRYRRMVTKDGHSTLQMDGAQRGLAYLRDAWGILMDMRWRWMMLVFSASFVVHWLVFAVLWYVLAEMNGDLELDHDAPPENHTICVKYITSFTAAFSFSLETQLTIGYGTMFPSGDCPSAIALLAIQMLLGLMLEAFITGAFVAKIARPKNRAFSIRFTDIAVVAHMDGKPNLIFQVANTRPSPLTSVRVSAVLYQERENGKLYQTSVDFHLDGISSEECPFFIFPLTYYHSITPSSPLATLLQHENPSHFELVVFLSAMQEGTGEICQRRTSYLPSEIMLHHCFASLLTRGSKGEYQIKMENFDKTVPEFPTPLVSKSPNRTDLDIRINGQSTDNFQISETGLTE; encoded by the exons ATGGACAGCAGTAATTGCAAAGTTATTGCTCCTCTCCTAAGTCAAAGATACCGGAGGATGGTCACCAAGGATGGCCACAGCACACTTCAAATGGATGGCGCTCAAAGAGGTCTTGCATATCTTCGAGATGCTTGGGGAATCCTAATGGACATGCGCTGGCGTTGGATGATGTTGgtcttttctgcttcttttgtTGTCCACTGGCTTGTCTTTGCAGTGCTCTGGTATGTTCTGGCTGAGATGAATGGTGATCTGGAACTAGATCATGATGCCCCACCTGAAAACCACACTATCTGTGTCAAGTATATCACCAGTTTCACAGCTGCATTCTCCTTCTCCCTGGAGACACAACTCACAATTGGTTATGGTACCATGTTCCCCAGTGGTGACTGTCCAAGTGCAATCGCCTTACTTGCCATACAAATGCTCCTAGGCCTCATGCTAGAGGCTTTTATCACAG GTGCTTTTGTGGCGAAGATTGCCCGGCCAAAAAATCGAGCTTTTTCAATTCGCTTTACTGACATAGCAGTAGTAGCTCACATGGATGGCAAACCTAATCTTATCTTCCAAGTGGCCAACACCCGACCTAGCCCTCTAACCAGTGTCCGGGTCTCAGCTGTACTCtatcaggaaagagaaaatggcAAACTCTACCAGACCAGTGTGGATTTCCACCTTGATGGCATCAGTTCTGAGGAATGTCCATTCTTTATCTTTCCACTAACCTACTATCACTCCATTACACCATCGAGTCCTCTGGCTACTCTGCTCCAGCATGAAAATCCTTCTCACTTTGAATTAGTTGTATTCCTTTCAGCAATGCAGGAGGGCACTGGAGAAATATGCCAAAGGAGGACATCCTACCTACCCTCTGAAATCATGTTACATCACTGTTTTGCATCTCTGTTGACCCGAGGTTCCAAAGGTGAATATCAAATCAAGATGGAGAATTTTGACAAGACTGTCCCTGAATTTCCAACTCCTCTGGTTTCTAAAAGCCCAAACAGGACTGATCTGGATATCCGCATCAATGGACAAAGCACTGACAATTTTCAGATCTCTGAAACAGGACTGACAGAATAA
- the KCNJ13 gene encoding inward rectifier potassium channel 13 isoform X2 produces the protein MDSSNCKVIAPLLSQRYRRMVTKDGHSTLQMDGAQRGLAYLRDAWGILMDMRWRWMMLVFSASFVVHWLVFAVLWCFCGEDCPAKKSSFFNSLY, from the exons ATGGACAGCAGTAATTGCAAAGTTATTGCTCCTCTCCTAAGTCAAAGATACCGGAGGATGGTCACCAAGGATGGCCACAGCACACTTCAAATGGATGGCGCTCAAAGAGGTCTTGCATATCTTCGAGATGCTTGGGGAATCCTAATGGACATGCGCTGGCGTTGGATGATGTTGgtcttttctgcttcttttgtTGTCCACTGGCTTGTCTTTGCAGTGCTCTG GTGCTTTTGTGGCGAAGATTGCCCGGCCAAAAAATCGAGCTTTTTCAATTCGCTTTACTGA